One window of Phalacrocorax carbo chromosome 1, bPhaCar2.1, whole genome shotgun sequence genomic DNA carries:
- the UPF3A gene encoding regulator of nonsense transcripts 3A isoform X2, whose translation MRSEREAGPGLMRGGSGRDKWPMDIPQRRESPRRDPDAPPNPLPPPSSPPSPLPPPPPPPLHPAAGKQRDEKKTALSKVVIRRLPPCLTKEQLEEQLHPLPAHDYFEFCTADPSLYPHLYSRAYINFRNPEDILLFRDRFDGYVFIDNKGLEYPAVVEFAPFQKISKKKLKKKDAKAGSIEDDPEYRKFLESYCADEEKICANPEILLGEIEAKTRELIARRTTPLLEYIKNRKLEKQRIREEKREERRRRELEKKRLREEEKRKRREEERRKRKEVEKQKKISEKEIRIKLLKKPEKGDELASEKHKEKGEEADTEENKWDKSPGSGSIKSKSLEASLKELKEKSQNDSDKEQRDLERRFRDKEPERQRYRLDDGRKHRAHYEFDKFVRRNEEELKWGKGYNQDRGKKGNYNYSFTVEAVDKLGSPSHAVIPARSSHSNTYGIYK comes from the exons ATGCGGTCGGAGCgggaggccgggccggggctgATGCGGGGCGGCAGCGGCCGCGACAAGTGGCCCATGGATATCCCGCAGCGCCGGGAGTCGCCGCGTCGCGACCCGGACGCTCCGCCAAACCCACTGCCGCCACCATCttccccgccctccccgctgccgccgccgccgccgccgccgcttcaCCCGGCGGCGGGCAAACAGCGAGATGAGAAAAAAACGGCTCTGAGCAAA GTAGTTATTCGACGGCTTCCTCCTTGTCTTACTAAGGAGCAACTGGAGGAACAGCTACATCCTCTACCTGCCCATGATTATTTTGAGTTTTGCACTGCTGATCCCAG CCTTTATCCTCATCTCTACTCAAGAGCATACATTAACTTTAGAAATCCTGAGGACATCCTTCTTTTTAGAGATCGCTTTGATGGCTATGTCTTCATTGATAATAAAG GTTTGGAGTATCCTGCAGTGGTTGAATTTGCTCCATTCCAGAAGATTTcaaaaaagaagctgaagaagaaagatgCCAAAGCTGGGAGCATTGAAGATG atcCAGAATATAGGAAATTTTTAGAGAGTTATTGTGCTGATGAAGAGAAAATCTGTGCCAATCCTGAGATTCTTTTGGGAGAGATTGAGGCCAAAACAAGGGAACTCATTG ctAGAAGAACAACACCCCTTTtggaatatattaaaaatagaaaattagaaaagcag AGAATAcgagaggagaaaagagaagaacgGAGGCGGAGAGAATTGGAGAAGAAACGTCTgcgggaggaagagaaaaggaagcgcagagaagaagaaagacgtaaaagaaaagaagtggagaagcaaaagaagatttctgaaaaagaaataaggatCAAG cTTCTCAAGAAGCCTGAAAAAGGAGATGAACTGGCCAgtgaaaagcacaaagaaaaaggtgaagaagctgacactgaagaaaacaaatgggaTAAATCACCTGGATCTGGGAGTATAAAATCCAAATCATTGGAGGCTTCACTGAAAGAACTTAAGGAAAA GTCACAAAATGATAGTGACAAAGAGCAAAGAGATTTGGAGAGAAGATTTCGAGACAAAGAACCCGAAAGACAAAGGTATCGATTGGATGATGGCAGAAAGCATAGAGCTCACTATGAGTTTGACAAGTTTGTGAGAAGGAATGAAGAAGAGCTGAAGTGGGGGAAAGGATACAACcaagacagaggaaagaaagggaactACAACTACAGCTTCACTGTGGAGGCAGTAGACAAACTGG GATCGCCCAGCCATGCAGTTATACCAGCCAGGAGCTCGCACTCGAACACATACGGGATCTACAAGTAA
- the UPF3A gene encoding regulator of nonsense transcripts 3A isoform X3 has product MQVVIRRLPPCLTKEQLEEQLHPLPAHDYFEFCTADPSLYPHLYSRAYINFRNPEDILLFRDRFDGYVFIDNKGLEYPAVVEFAPFQKISKKKLKKKDAKAGSIEDDPEYRKFLESYCADEEKICANPEILLGEIEAKTRELIARRTTPLLEYIKNRKLEKQRIREEKREERRRRELEKKRLREEEKRKRREEERRKRKEVEKQKKISEKEIRIKLLKKPEKGDELASEKHKEKGEEADTEENKWDKSPGSGSIKSKSLEASLKELKEKSQNDSDKEQRDLERRFRDKEPERQRYRLDDGRKHRAHYEFDKFVRRNEEELKWGKGYNQDRGKKGNYNYSFTVEAVDKLGKEDKCDDMASKKERIRNKDRPAMQLYQPGARTRTHTGSTSKTYDCSGKSFEDALDKKYEADNSAGGGSEKSEEAE; this is encoded by the exons ATGCAGGTAGTTATTCGACGGCTTCCTCCTTGTCTTACTAAGGAGCAACTGGAGGAACAGCTACATCCTCTACCTGCCCATGATTATTTTGAGTTTTGCACTGCTGATCCCAG CCTTTATCCTCATCTCTACTCAAGAGCATACATTAACTTTAGAAATCCTGAGGACATCCTTCTTTTTAGAGATCGCTTTGATGGCTATGTCTTCATTGATAATAAAG GTTTGGAGTATCCTGCAGTGGTTGAATTTGCTCCATTCCAGAAGATTTcaaaaaagaagctgaagaagaaagatgCCAAAGCTGGGAGCATTGAAGATG atcCAGAATATAGGAAATTTTTAGAGAGTTATTGTGCTGATGAAGAGAAAATCTGTGCCAATCCTGAGATTCTTTTGGGAGAGATTGAGGCCAAAACAAGGGAACTCATTG ctAGAAGAACAACACCCCTTTtggaatatattaaaaatagaaaattagaaaagcag AGAATAcgagaggagaaaagagaagaacgGAGGCGGAGAGAATTGGAGAAGAAACGTCTgcgggaggaagagaaaaggaagcgcagagaagaagaaagacgtaaaagaaaagaagtggagaagcaaaagaagatttctgaaaaagaaataaggatCAAG cTTCTCAAGAAGCCTGAAAAAGGAGATGAACTGGCCAgtgaaaagcacaaagaaaaaggtgaagaagctgacactgaagaaaacaaatgggaTAAATCACCTGGATCTGGGAGTATAAAATCCAAATCATTGGAGGCTTCACTGAAAGAACTTAAGGAAAA GTCACAAAATGATAGTGACAAAGAGCAAAGAGATTTGGAGAGAAGATTTCGAGACAAAGAACCCGAAAGACAAAGGTATCGATTGGATGATGGCAGAAAGCATAGAGCTCACTATGAGTTTGACAAGTTTGTGAGAAGGAATGAAGAAGAGCTGAAGTGGGGGAAAGGATACAACcaagacagaggaaagaaagggaactACAACTACAGCTTCACTGTGGAGGCAGTAGACAAACTGGGTAAAGAGGACAAGTGTGATGACATGGCATCCAAAAAGGAGCGCATAAGAAATAAG GATCGCCCAGCCATGCAGTTATACCAGCCAGGAGCTCGCACTCGAACACATACGGGATCTACAAGTAAAACCTATGACTGCAGTGGGAAATCCTTCGAAGATGCTCTTGATAAGAAGTATGAGGCAGATAATTCAGCTGGAGGTGGTTCTGAGAAGAGCGAAGAAGCAGAATAA
- the UPF3A gene encoding regulator of nonsense transcripts 3A isoform X1 codes for MRSEREAGPGLMRGGSGRDKWPMDIPQRRESPRRDPDAPPNPLPPPSSPPSPLPPPPPPPLHPAAGKQRDEKKTALSKVVIRRLPPCLTKEQLEEQLHPLPAHDYFEFCTADPSLYPHLYSRAYINFRNPEDILLFRDRFDGYVFIDNKGLEYPAVVEFAPFQKISKKKLKKKDAKAGSIEDDPEYRKFLESYCADEEKICANPEILLGEIEAKTRELIARRTTPLLEYIKNRKLEKQRIREEKREERRRRELEKKRLREEEKRKRREEERRKRKEVEKQKKISEKEIRIKLLKKPEKGDELASEKHKEKGEEADTEENKWDKSPGSGSIKSKSLEASLKELKEKSQNDSDKEQRDLERRFRDKEPERQRYRLDDGRKHRAHYEFDKFVRRNEEELKWGKGYNQDRGKKGNYNYSFTVEAVDKLGKEDKCDDMASKKERIRNKDRPAMQLYQPGARTRTHTGSTSKTYDCSGKSFEDALDKKYEADNSAGGGSEKSEEAE; via the exons ATGCGGTCGGAGCgggaggccgggccggggctgATGCGGGGCGGCAGCGGCCGCGACAAGTGGCCCATGGATATCCCGCAGCGCCGGGAGTCGCCGCGTCGCGACCCGGACGCTCCGCCAAACCCACTGCCGCCACCATCttccccgccctccccgctgccgccgccgccgccgccgccgcttcaCCCGGCGGCGGGCAAACAGCGAGATGAGAAAAAAACGGCTCTGAGCAAA GTAGTTATTCGACGGCTTCCTCCTTGTCTTACTAAGGAGCAACTGGAGGAACAGCTACATCCTCTACCTGCCCATGATTATTTTGAGTTTTGCACTGCTGATCCCAG CCTTTATCCTCATCTCTACTCAAGAGCATACATTAACTTTAGAAATCCTGAGGACATCCTTCTTTTTAGAGATCGCTTTGATGGCTATGTCTTCATTGATAATAAAG GTTTGGAGTATCCTGCAGTGGTTGAATTTGCTCCATTCCAGAAGATTTcaaaaaagaagctgaagaagaaagatgCCAAAGCTGGGAGCATTGAAGATG atcCAGAATATAGGAAATTTTTAGAGAGTTATTGTGCTGATGAAGAGAAAATCTGTGCCAATCCTGAGATTCTTTTGGGAGAGATTGAGGCCAAAACAAGGGAACTCATTG ctAGAAGAACAACACCCCTTTtggaatatattaaaaatagaaaattagaaaagcag AGAATAcgagaggagaaaagagaagaacgGAGGCGGAGAGAATTGGAGAAGAAACGTCTgcgggaggaagagaaaaggaagcgcagagaagaagaaagacgtaaaagaaaagaagtggagaagcaaaagaagatttctgaaaaagaaataaggatCAAG cTTCTCAAGAAGCCTGAAAAAGGAGATGAACTGGCCAgtgaaaagcacaaagaaaaaggtgaagaagctgacactgaagaaaacaaatgggaTAAATCACCTGGATCTGGGAGTATAAAATCCAAATCATTGGAGGCTTCACTGAAAGAACTTAAGGAAAA GTCACAAAATGATAGTGACAAAGAGCAAAGAGATTTGGAGAGAAGATTTCGAGACAAAGAACCCGAAAGACAAAGGTATCGATTGGATGATGGCAGAAAGCATAGAGCTCACTATGAGTTTGACAAGTTTGTGAGAAGGAATGAAGAAGAGCTGAAGTGGGGGAAAGGATACAACcaagacagaggaaagaaagggaactACAACTACAGCTTCACTGTGGAGGCAGTAGACAAACTGGGTAAAGAGGACAAGTGTGATGACATGGCATCCAAAAAGGAGCGCATAAGAAATAAG GATCGCCCAGCCATGCAGTTATACCAGCCAGGAGCTCGCACTCGAACACATACGGGATCTACAAGTAAAACCTATGACTGCAGTGGGAAATCCTTCGAAGATGCTCTTGATAAGAAGTATGAGGCAGATAATTCAGCTGGAGGTGGTTCTGAGAAGAGCGAAGAAGCAGAATAA